The sequence CTCGATCGTGTAGCAGCGCGGAGCGACGTCGACGATCTTCGCGCGGAAGATGTCCACCAGCCGCAGCACCTCCGCCTTCCCGTCGCCGTCGGCGTTTACCTTCACCAGCACCAGCTCGCGGTCCACCGTCTCCGTCCCGGTGAAGTCGATGACCTTCAGGACCGGAACGAGCTTGTTCAGCTGCTTCAGGATCTGCTCGATGATCTGGTCGTTCCCGGCGGTGACGATCGTCATCCGCGAGACTCCCGGGTCCGTCGTCTCGGCGACGCAGAGCGACTCGATGTTGAACCCGCGGCCGGAGAAGAGGCCCGCGACGCGGGACAGGACGCCGAACTCGTTCTCGACCAGGACGGCTATGGTGTGGCGCATGGGTCGGCTCTCCTAATGCGGGGATCCGGGAATCGGTTCCGGCGTCAGACCAGCAGCATCTTCGTCAGGGGCGCCCCCGCGGGGACCATCGGGTAGACCATCTCCGCGGGGTCCACGACGATGTCGATCAGCACCGGCCCCTCGGCGGCGAACCCCTTTTTCAGCACCGCCGCGACCTCGTCGACCTTCGTCGCGCGGAACCCCTTCGCCCCGTACGCCTCGGCGAGCTTGACGAAGTCGGGGATGTGCGGGAGGCACGTCTGGGAATATTTCCCCTGGAAGAAGAGCTCCTGCCAC is a genomic window of Deltaproteobacteria bacterium containing:
- the ilvN gene encoding acetolactate synthase small subunit — protein: MRHTIAVLVENEFGVLSRVAGLFSGRGFNIESLCVAETTDPGVSRMTIVTAGNDQIIEQILKQLNKLVPVLKVIDFTGTETVDRELVLVKVNADGDGKAEVLRLVDIFRAKIVDVAPRCYTIEMTGGEGKVSAFLQMLRPIGIKEIVRTGKVAISRGT